One Globicephala melas chromosome 6, mGloMel1.2, whole genome shotgun sequence genomic window carries:
- the FAM221B gene encoding protein FAM221B, with the protein MEADKVTEEPHTTMDAEESLSSKDPSAEDSQKPPIPEIPLEPALSETPLEPLASESHMVPSISQISLETHTAETPLEPSISEIPLEPSASKVPLETPTPETQLETHISKVPEKHLTFQTSSLSCVSVSSSDYLKEAFSESPSSEGSWTRRSIQTSESESVPKHSLSGFPAQVHLDTSAKDGEEEGEGEKRVDATDSTTHAAQPEHQLGYTVYPVVPAEQADLVEVTKAMHKGKFGAQGNYLFQWEKEAALNAIQTGLYIGWRCPHHLWDCFRIEDESKCFCGHLLREHQIISDISVPCNVGQCRCLMFCFIPSRPEEVGELWVKRWATFSPRAWRAQCRCKHSHEDHAATRSHSCRVKGCWCNCFEPNFLCAACDWCWEEHKTFFETEETRQRGGRPHGTDTVNTWCRPL; encoded by the exons ATGGAAGCAGACAAGGTCACAGAAGAGCCTCATACCACCATGGATGCGGAAGAGAGCCTTTCTTCAAAGGACCCCTCTGCTGAGGACTCACAGAAGCCCCCTATCCCTGAAATCCCCTTAGAGCCTGCCCTCTCTGAAACCCCTTTAGAGCCCCTTGCCTCTGAATCTCATATGGTGCCATCCATTTCCCAGATCTCTTTAGAGACCCACACCGCTGAAACCCCTTTGGAGCCTTCCATCTCCGAGATTCCTTTAGAACCCTCTGCCTCTAAGGTCCCTTTGGAGACCCCTACCCCTGAGACCCAGTTGGAGACTCACATCTCCAAGGTCCCAGAGAAACACCTTACTTTTCAGACCTCATCATTaagctgtgtctctgtgtcttcctCTGATTATCTgaaggaagccttctctgagtcTCCCTCCAGTGAGGGCTCATGGACAAGGAGGTCTATCCAGACCTCTGAATCTGAGAGCGTTCCAAAGCACTCCCTTTCGGGCTTTCCAGCCCAGGTCCACCTGGACACATCTGCAAaagatggggaagaggaaggagagggagagaaaagggtgGATGCCACTGACAGCACCACGCACGCAGCTCAGCCTGAACACCAGCTGG gTTACACCGTCTACCCAGTGGTCCCTGCTGAGCAGGCAGACCTGGTGGAAGTGACAAAGGCAATGCACAAAGGGAAGTTTGGTGCTCAGGGGAATTATCTTTTCCAGTGGGAGAAGGAGGCAGCCCTGAATGCCATCCAAACAG GTCTCTATATTGGCTGGCGCTGCCCCCATCATCTATGGGACTGTTTCCGGATTGAGGATGAGTCCAAGTGCTTTTGTGGACACTTGTTGAGAGAGCACCAGATCATCTCAG ACATATCCGTGCCCTGCAATGTGGGCCAGTGCCGCTGCCTCATGTTCTGCTTTATCCCATCACGCCCAGAGGAGGTGGGTGAGCTCTGGGTCAAGAGGTGGGCCACCTTTAGCCCCAGGGCTTGGAGAGCCCAATGTCGCTGCAAACACAGCCATGAGGACCACGCAGCTACCAGGTCCCATTCCTGCAGGGTCAAAG GCTGTTGGTGCAACTGCTTTGAGCCTAATTTCCTCTGTGCGGCCTGTGACTGGTGCTGGGAAGAACATAAGACTTTCTTTGAGACTGAGGAGACCCGGCAGcgaggagggaggcctcacg GGACAGACACTGTCAACACCTGGTGCAGGCCTCTGTGA